A single region of the Gorilla gorilla gorilla isolate KB3781 chromosome 1, NHGRI_mGorGor1-v2.1_pri, whole genome shotgun sequence genome encodes:
- the CERS2 gene encoding ceramide synthase 2 — MLQTLYDYFWWERLWLPVNLTWADLEDRDGRVYAKASDLYITLPLALLFLIVRYFFELYVATPLAALLNIKEKTRLRAPPNATLEHFYLTSGKQPKQVEVELLSRQSGLSGRQVERWFRRRRNQDRPSLLKKFREASWRFTFYLIAFIAGMAVIVDKPWFYDMKKVWEGYPIQSTIPSQYWYYMIELSFYWSLLFSIASDVKRKDFKEQIIHHVATIILISFSWFANYIRAGTLIMALHDSSDYLLESAKMFNYAGWKNTCNNIFIVFAIVFIITRLVILPFWILHCTLVYPLELYPAFFGYYFFNSMMGVLQLLHIFWAYLILRMAHKFITGKLVEDERSDREETESSEGEEAAAGGGAKSRPLANGHPILNNNHRKND, encoded by the exons ATGCTCCAGACCTTGTATGATTACTTCTGGTGGGAACGTCTGTGGCTGCCTGTGAACTTGACCTGGGCCGATCTAGAAGACCGAGATGGACGTGTCTACGCCAAAGCCTCAGATCTCTATATCACGCTGCCCCTGGCCTTGCTCTTCCTCATCGTTCGATACTTCTTTGAGCT GTACGTGGCTACACCACTGGCTGCCCTCTTGAACATAAAGGAGAAAACTCGGCTGCGGGCACCTCCCAACGCCACCTTGGAACATTTCTACCTGACCAGTGGCAAGCAGCCCAAGCAG GTGGAAGTAGAGCTTTTGTCCCGGCAGAGCGGGCTCTCTGGTCGCCAGGTAGAGCGTTGGTTCCGTCGCCGCCGCAACCAGGACCGGCCCAGTCTCCTCAAGAAGTTCCGAGAAGCCAG CTGGAGATTCACATTTTACCTGATTGCCTTCATTGCCGGCATGGCCGTCATTGTGGAT aaaccctggtTCTATGACATGAAGAAAGTTTGGGAGGGATATCCCATACAG aGCACTATCCCTTCCCAGTATTGGTACTACATGATTGAACTTTCCTTCTACTGGTCCCTGCTCTTCAGCATTGCCTCTGATGTCAAGCGAAAG GATTTCAAGGAACAGATCATCCACCATGTGGCCACCATCATTCTCATCAGCTTTTCCTGGTTTGCCAATTACATCCGAGCTGGGACTCTAATCATGGCTCTGCATGACTCTTCCGATTACCTGCTGGAG tcagccaagatgttTAACTATGCGGGATGGAAGAACACCTGCAACAACATCTTCATCGTCTTCGCCATTGTTTTCATCATCACCCGACTGGTCATCCTGCCCTTCTG GATCCTGCATTGCACCCTGGTGTACCCACTGGAGCTCTATCCTGCCTTCTTTGGCTATTACTTCTTCAATTCCATGATGGGAGTTCTACAGCTGCTGCATATCTTCTGGGCCTACCTCATTTTGCGCATGGCCCACAAGTTCATAACTGGAAAG CTGGTAGAAGATGAACGCAGTGACCGGGAAGAAACAGAGAGCTCAGAGGGGGAGGAGGCTGCAGCTGGGGGAGGAGCAAAGAGCCGGCCCCTAGCCAATGGCCACCCCATCCTCAATAACAACCATCGTAAGAATGACTGA